The Bacteroidota bacterium genomic interval TAGGCAATCTGAAAATTCAGCGTCGCCTCCAGCTTGCTAATGTCGGCAGTGCGCCGATTCATGTCCTCAAAGCCCTTGCCGTAGGCAGCCTCATAGCTAACGTGCTCCAGCCTGCTGTGGCTATCGGCAAGGGAGATGACCAAGCGGGCAAGCTCGTTGATGGATACCTCTATGGGGTTCCCCACATTGAATACTTGGCCGATTGCGGCATCGGCCTCCATGAGGCCCATAATGGCACGAAGTGCATCCTGCACGTGCAGGAAGCTGCGCTTCTGCTCGCCGCTGCCAAACACACGCAGCGGCTGATTAGCCAGCGCCGCCTGCACAAAATTGGGGATCACCATGCCATACTGGCTGAGCTGGCGTGGCCCCACCGTGTTGAAGAAGCGCACCACCACAACCCGGCTGCCATACTCCTTGTGAAAAGCCAGTGCCAAGAATTCATCCATGGCTTTGGTATTGGCATAGGCCCAGCGGTGGTTCTGCGTACTGCCCTCTATGCGGTAGTCATCCTCCTTCAGCTTGCGGGTGCCGGTGTCATCCAGCAGGTCTAGGCTGCGGCCATATACTTCGCTCGTGCTAGCCACCAGCAGCTTTTTGTCATACTTGTGGCAGGCATTCATTACCACGTCCATGCCCCGTACGTTATCCAGTATGGTGGTTACGGGGTGATCCATGATGTACTTTACCCCCACAGGGGCCGCCAGGTGGTACACATGGTCGGCCCACGCCACCAGCGGGTCTACCGTGGGGGCATGGGTAACCGTTTGTTCTACAAACTCAAACCTTGGGTGATGCAGTACGGTAGCCAGGTTTTGTAGCCTGCCTGTAGCCAGGTTATCCAGCACCTTCACCTCATCGCCCCGGGCTACCAGCCGCTCGGCCAAGCTGGAGCCAATGAAGCCTGCACCACCGGTGATAAAGACCCGCACAGCTATCGAGGCTTAGGCTTCGGAATGGTCATTGTGCTGGGTATGCTCACGCCTTTCGGCCCGCTCATCGCCACTTGGGCTCCGGTCTCTGTCGTAGCCGCGATCGCGATCTCGGCGGTCATTGCGTCCGCCTCCGCGCCTATCGTCGCGGCCACCACCACGCCGGTCGTCTCGGCCACCACGCTCACGCGGGGGGGCATCTACCCAGCCCTCGGGCTTAGGCATCATCGCACGGCGGCTCAGGCGGTATTTACCGGCCTTTTTGTCTACCTCAATCAGCTTTACGGGGAATTCGTCGCCTATTTTGATTGCATCCTCAATGGTAGGGATGCGCTCATAGGCCACCTCGCTAATATGCAGCCAACCCTCTTTGCCTGGCAGAAACTCTACAAAGGCGCCGCTTTCCTTCATGCCCTTCACAATGCCATGAAACTCCTCGCCCACTTCGGGCTGGCGGGTAATGGCCTTGATCCGGTCTGCAGCAGCATTCAGCGAGTCTCGGTCTGGCGACGAGATGGTAACATGGCCCTGATTGTTGATTTCTTCGATCACAATCACGGTGTTGGTGGTGCGCTGTAGCTCTTGAATCACCTTGCCCCCTGGGCCGATTACGGCACCAATGGTATCCTGCGGGATGATCAGCTTCACCAGGCGTGGGGCAAACTCGCTGTAGTCGGCGCGGGGCTCGCTAATGGCAGCTTGCATCTTACCCAGGATATGGGCGCGGCCTTCCTTGGCTTGATACAGGGCTTTGGCCAGCACCTCATAGCTCAGGCCACGCACCTTAATGTCCATCTGGCAGGCCGTTATGCCCTTGGGCGTACCGGTTACCTTGAAGTCCATATCGCCCAGGTGGTCCTCATCCCCCAGGATGTCGCTCAGTACAGCGTATCGGTTGCCTTCCATAATCAGCCCCATGGCAATACCACTCACGGGGGCTGCTATTCTTATACCGGCATCCATCAGCGCCATGGTGCCCGAGCACACGGTGGCCATGCTGCTGCTGCCGTTGCTCTCCAGCACATCACTGGTTACGCGCACGGTGTAGTCAAAGTCCTTGGGCATCACCCGCTTCAGCGAACGCTCGGCCAAGTTTCCGTGGCCAATCTCGCGGCGAGAAGGCCCGCGCAGAAACTTGGATTCACCTGTGCTGAAAGGGGGGAAGCTGTATTGCAGCATAAATTTCTTGCTCCCTTCTTTGGTCGCATAGTCTATGGTCTGCTCATCCATCTTGGTGCCCAGCGTTACCGTAGCCAGTGCCTGGGTCTCTCCCCGGGTGAAGAGGGAAGAGCCGTGCGTACGGGGCAGCAGATCTACCTCGCAGAATATGGGGCGAATCTCGTCGGGCTTGCGTCCGTCTATGCGCATATTTTCGTCCAGAATGGTGGCACGCATCACGTCGTACACCACCTCGGAGAAATAGGACTTGATGGCCAGCTCCAGCTCGGAAGCCCGCTCGTGCTCCGGGTTGTAGAACTGGGCAAGGCACGCATCTTTAATGGCCTTGACAGCCTCTGAGCGCTGCTGCTTGGGTAGCTGCTGGCTAAGCACGGCTTTCACCTTATCGGTAGCAAAGGCGCGCAGCTGCTGCTCTACCTGCTCGTCGCGTAGGGGTGTTTCGTAGGTCCGGGTAGGCTTGCCTACCGCCTGACGCAGCTCCTTCTGCCAGGCACATATTTTTTTGATCTGTGCATGTGCGGCCTGCAGGGCACCGATCATTACCTCCTCGCTCACCTCGCTGGCTTCGCCCTCCACCATGTTGATGGAGTCTTCGCTGCCGGCCACTACCAACTCCAGTTCAGCGGTTTCGGTTTCTTCAAAACTGGGATTAATGTGGTACTTACCGCCCTTGTAGATAACGCGAACGGTAGAAACCGGATCGGGGAAGGGGATGTCTGAATTAATCAGCGCCGCGCTGGCAGCCAGGCAGGCATAGGCATCGGGCTGCACCACACGGTCGTTGCTATACACGGTGATGATCACCTGTATGTCGGCATGGTAGTCCTCGGGGAACATGGGCCGGATCGTGCGGTCTACAACGCGGCTGGTCAGGATCTCATACTCATTCAGGCGGCCATCGCGCTTGAAGAATCCGCCGGGAAATTTGCCGGTGGAAGAGTAGTTTTCCTTATAGTCTACGGACAGGGGCAAAAAATCTGTCAGAGGGTTGATCTCGCGCTTGGCCACCACGGTAGCCAGCATGCGGGTATCACCTATTGAGAGCCATGCAGAACCATCTGCCTGGCGGGCCATTTTACCGAACTCGATAGATACAGTATGACCATTCTCCAGCTCGAATGAGCGAGAAAGAGCTTCCATAATTGGAGGGGGATTAATAAGATTAAGAAAGGATGAGCTGGCTTACTTACGAATGCCCAGCTTCTGAATGATGTCACGATAGCGCTGAATATCCTTGTCGCGCAGGTAATCCAGCATCTTGCGGCGCTGCCCTACCAGGCGTAGTAGCCCCATCTTGGTGCTCATATCCTTCCTGTTCTGCTTCAGGTGCTCATTCAGGTGATTGATGCGGTAGGTAAACAGGGCGATTTGGCTCTCGGCACTACCCGCATCCTTGGCATCCCCTTTCAGGCTATTGGCCTTGAAAATCTCTGCGGTCTTTTCTTTGGTCAGATACATTGCTCTTTTCTCTTCTATTTTATCAAGTGGCAAAATAAGCGAGAATTCTCTATCCCTACAATTTTTTTCGCACTTGCTTTGCTTTTTTCTTGCGTACCCCTGTGGGTGTCCGGCCCCAGGCCATTTGGTTTTTTTTCAGGCTACGCATATAGCATTCTGTTTTTGTTTGCTAATTTGCCCTCCGCTTAAATTTTTTGTTTGTTATGCCTCAGATTTGTATCAAGCCCAGCCTGTATCGGTTTTTCTATGCCCTGAGCGTACTGGCCAGCTATGTGGCAATGCACCCTATGGCCCAGGCACAGACACCCGAAACGCGCACCCACCTGTACGACCCCGCCTCGCATCCGCGCGACCATACCATAGATGTGCAGCATGTGCGGGCCGAGCTGGGCTTTCGGCCAGAGGCTGGCCAAGTATATGGCCAGGTGTGGCAAACCTTCCGGTCCCTGCGCCCTAGCCTGGATACCCTGTGGATAGATGGCGAAGGCATACAGATAAGCGCCGCCCTGCTAGACGGGCAGGCAGTACCCTACACCCAGCAGCCAGGCGGCATATCTCTGCAGTTTCCGAAGCCCATTACCTGGGATAAGCCCTACACCCTGCAGCTAGACTATGCATGTACGCCCAGTGATGCAGGAAATGCCAAGAACAACATACACTTTATAGGCTGGAATGACCCCCTGCAACTGAAGCGCAAACAGATATGGGCACACGACATACAGGGCTGGATGCCGGTATACACCGGCGCGAATGACAAATTCACCACAGACCTGACTGTGCGCTTCCGCAAGCCCTACTTTGTGCGCTGCAATGGCACGCCTGGCCGCGTAGTAGCGCATGCCGATGGCACCCGCAGTTTCCGCTACCGGATGACTAAACCCATGAGCAGTTACCTGATTATGCTAGCCATAGGCGAATACGATGGGGTGGTGCGAAAAGCCCGGAACGGCAAGCCGCACTACCTGTACTACTACCCGGAGTACGCCAACCGGGTAGAGCCTACCTATCGCTACAGCACCCAGATGATGGACTGGCTGGAGCAGGAGCTGAACGTGCCCTACCCCTGGGACAGCTATGGGCAGATCCCCATCATTGACTACATGTACGGAGCCATGGAAACCACCACCTGCACCGTGTATGGCGACTTCTACCAGGTGGATTCCATCGCATACAACGACCGCAGCTATGTGCAGACCAACTGCCACGAGCTGGTGCACCAGTGGTTTGGCGACTATGTAACACACCTGACCTTTGGAGACATCTGGCTGACCGAAAGCTTTGCCACCTACTATGCCAAGAAGTTTATCCAGCAGCTACAAGGGCCCGAGGCCTACGAGCTGGAGCGCATACAGGAGCTGCGTAGCACCCTGGCAGCAGCCGAAAAGGACGCCCAGCCTGTGGGCAGCAGCCTAGGTAACCCGGCGCGCTGGTACCCCAAGGGCAGCCTGGTGCTGGATATGCTGCGGGATGTGGTGGGCGACGAGCCCTTCAGGCGCAGCATTACGCGCTACCTGCAGGCGCACCCCTACGGAATGGTTACCAGCCACGACCTGTACCGGGCCTTTGAGGCAGAGCTGGGCTGGAACCTGGACTGGTTTTTTGACCAGTGGGTACACCGTGGCGGAGAACCACACTACCAGATAAACTACACCACAGCAGCCCACGAGACTGAGATAAACATCAAGCAAATCCAGCCTGTAACTGAGCTTTCAGGCTTATTCAAGATGCCCATTTGGCTACAGGTGCATTATACAAACGGGACGTACGATAGCCTGCAACTATGGGTGGAAAAGGCAGAACACACGGTGCGTATACCCAAGAAGGATAAGCAAGAGCTAAGCTTCGTTTTGTTTGATCCTGGGGCACGTGTAATAAAGAAGCTCAGCTTTGACCGCACCCCCACCGAGCTAATGGCCCAGGCCCTGCACGCCCCCCTGCTGCGCGACCGCTACGATGCCCTGCGGGCGCTAGACACGGTAGCCCTGGCAGAAAAACGACCCGCACTCATA includes:
- the pnp gene encoding polyribonucleotide nucleotidyltransferase, whose protein sequence is MEALSRSFELENGHTVSIEFGKMARQADGSAWLSIGDTRMLATVVAKREINPLTDFLPLSVDYKENYSSTGKFPGGFFKRDGRLNEYEILTSRVVDRTIRPMFPEDYHADIQVIITVYSNDRVVQPDAYACLAASAALINSDIPFPDPVSTVRVIYKGGKYHINPSFEETETAELELVVAGSEDSINMVEGEASEVSEEVMIGALQAAHAQIKKICAWQKELRQAVGKPTRTYETPLRDEQVEQQLRAFATDKVKAVLSQQLPKQQRSEAVKAIKDACLAQFYNPEHERASELELAIKSYFSEVVYDVMRATILDENMRIDGRKPDEIRPIFCEVDLLPRTHGSSLFTRGETQALATVTLGTKMDEQTIDYATKEGSKKFMLQYSFPPFSTGESKFLRGPSRREIGHGNLAERSLKRVMPKDFDYTVRVTSDVLESNGSSSMATVCSGTMALMDAGIRIAAPVSGIAMGLIMEGNRYAVLSDILGDEDHLGDMDFKVTGTPKGITACQMDIKVRGLSYEVLAKALYQAKEGRAHILGKMQAAISEPRADYSEFAPRLVKLIIPQDTIGAVIGPGGKVIQELQRTTNTVIVIEEINNQGHVTISSPDRDSLNAAADRIKAITRQPEVGEEFHGIVKGMKESGAFVEFLPGKEGWLHISEVAYERIPTIEDAIKIGDEFPVKLIEVDKKAGKYRLSRRAMMPKPEGWVDAPPRERGGRDDRRGGGRDDRRGGGRNDRRDRDRGYDRDRSPSGDERAERREHTQHNDHSEA
- a CDS encoding GDP-mannose 4,6-dehydratase → MRVFITGGAGFIGSSLAERLVARGDEVKVLDNLATGRLQNLATVLHHPRFEFVEQTVTHAPTVDPLVAWADHVYHLAAPVGVKYIMDHPVTTILDNVRGMDVVMNACHKYDKKLLVASTSEVYGRSLDLLDDTGTRKLKEDDYRIEGSTQNHRWAYANTKAMDEFLALAFHKEYGSRVVVVRFFNTVGPRQLSQYGMVIPNFVQAALANQPLRVFGSGEQKRSFLHVQDALRAIMGLMEADAAIGQVFNVGNPIEVSINELARLVISLADSHSRLEHVSYEAAYGKGFEDMNRRTADISKLEATLNFQIAYPLEAILLDVITHQRAGL
- the rpsO gene encoding 30S ribosomal protein S15 — encoded protein: MYLTKEKTAEIFKANSLKGDAKDAGSAESQIALFTYRINHLNEHLKQNRKDMSTKMGLLRLVGQRRKMLDYLRDKDIQRYRDIIQKLGIRK